The region CAAGACCTGGCTGAGAAGGCAATCTGCATTATCCTTTCTGGCACTGCAACTGATGGCACCTTAGGCCTAAAGGCGGTCAAGGGCGAAGGTGGCATTGGCATGGTTCAGGATCCGGATTCTGCTAAGTACGATGGCATGCCCAGAAGCGCCATTGCTACCGGGATTGTAGACTTTATTCTGCCTGTGGAAAAGATTCCGGGTGCACTTGTAAGATACGTGAAGGCTCCCTTCATTCGAGTCCCCAAGAGAATCGAAGTCACTGATGACCAGTTCCCAGAGTATGTTCAAGAAATCTTTGCCCTGATTCGCAGAGCCACGGGACACGATCTTTCCCATTACAAGCAGACGACCATTCGCCGGAGGATCGAACGACGCATGGCTGTCCACCAGATCGATAAGATATCACATTATGTCAAATATTTACAAGAAATCCCGGCCGAAACAGATATCCTTTTCAAAGACATGCTCATCGGGGTGACCAATTTTTTCAGAGACCCTGATGCATTTGAGGTTTTGAAAGAAAAGGCGCTCCCTCCTTTGTTAAACGCCAAGCAGGATGATTTTCCTATCCGTGTCTGGGTTCAGGGTTGTTCAACCGGCGAAGAGGCCTATTCAATGGCCATTCTCTTGTCAGAAGCCATGGATATGCTGAAACAATCTTTTGATGTTCAGATTTTTGCCAGTGATATTGACGCCCAAGCCATAGAACATGCCCGTACCGGCATATATCCGGATAGTATTGCCGCAGATGTATCACAGGGGAGATTACGTCAGTTTTTTGTGAAAGAGGATAATACTTACAAGGCCAGGGAGCAGATCAGAGAGAGGATCGTGTTCGCGGTTCAAAACGTCATTAAAGATCCTCCATTTTCTAAAATAGACCTTTTGAGTTGCAGGAATCTACTCATCTATATGGATACGCAGTTGCAAAAAAAGGTATTGTCCCTATGCCATTACACTTTGAATCAAGGAGGGATTCTTTTCTTGGGCCCCTCTGAGAGCATCGGAGAGTTTACAGACCTTTTCTGGCCTGTTGATAACAAATGGAAGATCTTTAAACGCAAAGACGTTGTTGTCGAACGGCCCAGGGAGTATCCCGAGATGCCTTTTCACCATCGGCCTTCATTCGGTGAAGCCGAAGACAAGAGGGTGCCCGCCGAGGCTGATATCCATGAAGTGGCTGAAAGGGTAATCCTAGAAAACTATGCCCCGCCAGGCGTTTTAGTTAATGAAAGATACGAGATTGTTCATTTCATGGGTAAAACTGACATGTACTTAGAGCCTCCCACTGGCAAAGCTAGTTTTAATATAACAAAGATGGCCCGTGAAGGTCTACGATTCAAGCTGGCTACCGCGCTTAATAACGCTATGAAGCAGAAAAAGACCATCTCATATAATGCCCTGCGAATTAAGCACAATGGTAAGTATCGAATTGTTGACCTGACGGTCAGGCCCCTGACAGAGGCAAGCATTACACCAGCTTATCTGCTTGTAATGTTTGATGATAAGACACCTGCTGAGGAGCCTGCTGGGAAAAAGACCAAAAAGGTAGCCGAGGATGGCGCTGCCCCGGTCTTAGTAAGCCTTGAACGGGAGCTGGAGTCTACCAAGGAGCATCTTCAGGCGACCATCGAAGAGATGGAAACCTCCAATGAAGAACTCAAATCCACCAATGAAGAGTTGCAGTCGGTGAACGAGGAGTTGCAGAGCACGAACGAGGAACTGGAAACATCAAAAGAGGAACTGCAATCCACCAATGAGGAACTGGTAACGGTAAACACGGAACTTCAAAAAAAGGTGGAAGAATTGTCTCAAGCCAACAATGACATCCACAATCTGTTTGCCAGCACGGAGATCGGGACCATCTTTTTGGATACCGAGCTTTGCATTAAGCGTTTTACCCCTGCCATGACGCAAATATTTAATCTTATCCAGACAGATCTTGGTCGGCCCATCAGCGATATCACCACAAGAATCAACTATGACCAGACAGAAAAAGATGCAAGAGAAGTGCTCAAGACATTGGTTCAAAAGGAGATAGAGCTGCAAGACAGTCGCGGTGACTGGTTTTTGATGCGGATCTTGCCATATCGAACAACAGAGAATGTGATTGACGGGGTTGTTATTAACTTCGTAAATATATCAGAAATCAGGCAATCGAAGCAAGCCGCTCAAGAGGCTCTTGAATACGCACAGACTATTGTGGATACAGTGCGTGAGCCGCTGGTTGTGCTGGATGTTGACCTGCGGGTGATCTCGGCCAGCCGATCCTTCTACGAGATCTTCCAGGCAACACCAGAGGAGACCAATGGGCGGTTATTCTACGATTTGGGCAACCGAGAGTGGGACATTCCCAAGCTACGGGAGTTACTGGAGCAGATTCTCCCCAAGAGCAGCGTCTTTGACGACTTCGAGGTGGAGCATGACTTTGAGACGATCGGGCGCAGGGCCATGCTGCTCAACGCCCGACAGATGTGCATAGAAGCCAAGGAGACTCAGTTTATCCTTCTGGCCCTTGAGGACATCACTGAGCGCAAGCGGGCAAATGAATTGCTTCACTCTATCAACGAAGTATTCCAAGAAGCGATGACGTGCGAAACCGAAGAAGAATTGGGCAAGAAATGTCTTGCTGTGGCCGAGAAGCTGACCGACAGCAAGTTCGGTTTTCTCGGTGAACTCAACTCAGCGGGCCTTATGGATAAAATCGCGATCAGCGATCCAGGATGGAATCCGTGCGAAATGCCGGATTCCGAAGCTGTGAGAGCGATTGAGAATATGGAAATCCGCGCAATTGACCGATCAACAATAAGGGAGGGGAAGTCGCGGATTGTCAACAAAGATGAAATGGCAACGCATCCTGACCGGGTGGGCACCCTCGAGGGTCATCCCGAGACAACCGCTTTTCTGGGTGTTCCCTTGAAGCATGAAGGAAAGATCATCGGCATGATTGGCTTAGGCAACAAAGAATCGGGATATGACGCCTCTGATCAGGAAGCCGCTGAGGCCTTATCCGTTGCTATTGTAGCAGTGTTGAGGAAGAAGCGGGCAGAAGATGCCCTCCGAGAGGCCCAGGACGAGCTTATCCGCAAAGAGAAACTGGCCATTCTGGGACAGCTGGCCGGAGGTGTGGGCCACGAACTGCGCAACCCATTGACTGCCCTCAAGAACGCGGCTTACTTTCTGAATATGACCCTGAAGGAACCCGAGCCCAAGGTAAAGGCAACAT is a window of Deltaproteobacteria bacterium DNA encoding:
- a CDS encoding PAS domain-containing protein — protein: MPAKKKETAKKKRATVKAPGKTKGTAKLTAATKTTPTKQSPSRAREEATGFPVVGIGASAGGLEALETFFTHMPSDSNIAFVVIQHLSPRHKSIMSSILSKCTKMQVSELKDSVRIQPNRVYLNPPNKNVVIINRTLQLIDLVKTDGINLPIDCFFKSMAQDLAEKAICIILSGTATDGTLGLKAVKGEGGIGMVQDPDSAKYDGMPRSAIATGIVDFILPVEKIPGALVRYVKAPFIRVPKRIEVTDDQFPEYVQEIFALIRRATGHDLSHYKQTTIRRRIERRMAVHQIDKISHYVKYLQEIPAETDILFKDMLIGVTNFFRDPDAFEVLKEKALPPLLNAKQDDFPIRVWVQGCSTGEEAYSMAILLSEAMDMLKQSFDVQIFASDIDAQAIEHARTGIYPDSIAADVSQGRLRQFFVKEDNTYKAREQIRERIVFAVQNVIKDPPFSKIDLLSCRNLLIYMDTQLQKKVLSLCHYTLNQGGILFLGPSESIGEFTDLFWPVDNKWKIFKRKDVVVERPREYPEMPFHHRPSFGEAEDKRVPAEADIHEVAERVILENYAPPGVLVNERYEIVHFMGKTDMYLEPPTGKASFNITKMAREGLRFKLATALNNAMKQKKTISYNALRIKHNGKYRIVDLTVRPLTEASITPAYLLVMFDDKTPAEEPAGKKTKKVAEDGAAPVLVSLERELESTKEHLQATIEEMETSNEELKSTNEELQSVNEELQSTNEELETSKEELQSTNEELVTVNTELQKKVEELSQANNDIHNLFASTEIGTIFLDTELCIKRFTPAMTQIFNLIQTDLGRPISDITTRINYDQTEKDAREVLKTLVQKEIELQDSRGDWFLMRILPYRTTENVIDGVVINFVNISEIRQSKQAAQEALEYAQTIVDTVREPLVVLDVDLRVISASRSFYEIFQATPEETNGRLFYDLGNREWDIPKLRELLEQILPKSSVFDDFEVEHDFETIGRRAMLLNARQMCIEAKETQFILLALEDITERKRANELLHSINEVFQEAMTCETEEELGKKCLAVAEKLTDSKFGFLGELNSAGLMDKIAISDPGWNPCEMPDSEAVRAIENMEIRAIDRSTIREGKSRIVNKDEMATHPDRVGTLEGHPETTAFLGVPLKHEGKIIGMIGLGNKESGYDASDQEAAEALSVAIVAVLRKKRAEDALREAQDELIRKEKLAILGQLAGGVGHELRNPLTALKNAAYFLNMTLKEPEPKVKATLEILNKEVGTSEKIISSLLDFTRPKAPTIQKVDINEIVEEALSRNTVPKNIEVVRELDDGLPAIPGDPDQLSQVFGNLILNAAQAMPEGGRLTVKSQVESPEQVAIRVEDTGAGIPEENLAKVFEPLFTTKARGIGLGLALTKILVERNGGTIEVESEAGEGTTFTVGLPLVAGEGNQHGRESYHPDRG